Proteins encoded in a region of the Triplophysa rosa linkage group LG6, Trosa_1v2, whole genome shotgun sequence genome:
- the zmym2 gene encoding zinc finger MYM-type protein 2: MDGDLEAMADVEEASTATGEEEGHMETTPITELTPSAEEQQTESDLPKSSEDNDDDVVLVEEPPAHSQGRVQPTDANTPAETLTAAKDCTEPATTATASSKTPSPPSSAATTPKSQSEPIVIDDEEDSELRDASSSILSAEDGNILSSTEPDSEIKIASVTTLGADSLAVAMATSTVTPLALCAQEDINLMITNVTSLKSVGGVVATRLDDLEGTENGLQISSAFSLNPEVQQNQGAASRPSPTFNPGRVSAASQPVQNGETGTHQRSDSWISQSASFPRNQKQPGVDSPSPAAPLPKPPCQSSSGSQQPQRTMKVTCANCKKPLKKGQTAYQRKGSSHLFCSTTCLSAFSHKPTPKKSCTMCKKDITNMKGGTIVAQVDSSESFQEFCSTGCLASYESKQNPQKNQLKTKCTVCGKLTEIRHEVSFKNVTHKICSDACFNRYRMANGLIMNCCEQCGNYLPSRATANHFLLIDGQQKRFCCQNCIRDYKQTHGKMVQCSGCKVMCRSFDATQCIGPNGATESYCSTACMTKSKFAASAQNIEPSCHFCKRNALPQYHATLPEGNVLSFCSSLCVTKFQNATIQTSANGQIPSSASENIQLKCNYCRSSFSIKPEILEWEDKVYQFCSKTCCEDYKKLHCIVTFCEYCQEEKTLHESVKFSGVKRPFCSEGCKFLFKQDFIRHLGLKCVTCNHCTQMCKKSITKQIDGVSRDFCSEMCANHFHDWYYKAARCDCCKVQGNLLESVQWRTEMKHFCDQQCLLRFYCQQNEPNMATQKGPENTVFEFGGSTQGSKMAFTQGPVSYAGGGILKDVKNKAVLCKPLTMTKATYCKPHMQSKPLQTEEADLESSGKEYVPVPIPVPVYVPLPMNLYAQATPTPIAIPVPVPVPVFLPTTLQNAEQIVKTINELKAKMSFDLLKTIEAMADGIAKDEDEKPDCSDIKSEKSKEVKVENVKCENGSGSSEEEEDEEDKYEPDLDLEKDLPLASEPVLVEHLDSDMLFSLPPVLPEEKEKTPQPRTRRRGQKRRAVEDESPSSLSSSPAIESPAADCSFPLNSRYGLNAWRRWAMTAGSQPSQSKGKESQKQVRLKDSSFLSLSSTELNQSLSRFVKEVRRPNGESYAPDSILYLCLSIQKHLQDKGRTDDLFSNPEYHVFGEELNKILKDWQPSVLPDGSRWGRVEEQCLWSSGQLGEQSPSVLLRSLFHLNTKYFGLRTVEQHSRLSFGNVYGPSSSNPHSHDTTVCIRIPSISREQHEQSASKRRRKDDDDSNFEADSGSGDSTQCPVKKHECQLYELYLSKCPESVRQRTDFFYMKPVVSASLDSPLWFSSTPLEKSTLARLLTRVLLVREIYKDNQHEEEGL, translated from the exons ATGGATGGCGATTTGGAAGCCATGGCAGATGTTGAGGAGGCGAGCACAGCCACAGGGGAGGAGGAGGGTCATATGGAAACCACACCCATAACAGAGCTGACTCCATCTGCCGAAGAGCAACAGACAGAATCAGACCTTCCCAAGTCCTCGGAAGACAATGATGATGATGTAGTATTAGTAGAAGAGCCTCCTGCTCACTCTCAGGGGAGGGTGCAGCCCACCGACGCTAACACACCTGCAGAGACCCTCACTGCTGCCAAAGACTGTACAGAGCCGGCTACCACGGCAACAGCCTCTTCCAAGACTCCCAGTCCTCCCTCCTCTGCAGCCACGACGCCCAAAAGCCAGAGCGAGCCAATCGTGATTGACGATGAGGAGGATTCAGAGCTCAGGGATGCCTCCTCTTCCATCCTGTCCGCTGAGGATGGGAACATCCTGAGCAGCACAGAGCCTGACTCTGAAATCAAAATCGCCAGCGTTACCACGTTGGGGGCAGACTCTTTGGCAGTTGCCATGGCAACGTCAACTGTAACGCCACTGGCGCTGTGCGCTCAAGAGGATATAAACCTCATGATCACAAACGTGACATCGCTAAAGAGTGTGGGTGGGGTAGTGGCGACCAGGTTGGACGATTTGGAGGGGACTGAAAATGGGCTACAGATCAGCAGTGCGTTCAGCCTGAACCCTGAAGTCCAGCAGAACCAGGGTGCAGCCAGCAGACCTTCACCCACGTTCAACCCGGGACGCGTAAGTGCTGCCAGCCAGCCGGTGCAGAATGGAGAAACGGGGACACACCAGAGATCTG ATTCATGGATCTCCCAGTCAGCCTCTTTTCCCCGTAACCAGAAGCAGCCTGGAGTAGACTCACCGTCTCCCGCAGCTCCGCTCCCCAAACCGCCCTGCCAGTCGTCCTCAGGATCCCAGCAACCCCAACGTACCATGAAAGTCACGTGCGCCAACTGTAAGAAGCCTTTGAAGAAAGGCCAGACCGCGTACCAGCGCAAGGGCTCATCCCACCTGTTCTGCTCGACTACCTGCCTGTCTGCCTTCTCCCACAAACCCACTCCCAAGAAGAGCTGCACCATGTGCAAGAA AGACATTACCAATATGAAAGGAGGCACTATAGTGGCCCAGGTGGATTCAAGTGAGTCCTTTCAGGAGTTTTGCAGCACCGGCTGTTTGGCATCTTATGAAAGCAAACAGAATCCTCAGAAGAATCAACTTAAAACTAAGTGTACCGTCTGTGGAAAGCTCACTGAG ATTCGACATGAGGTGAGCTTCAAGAATGTAACGCACAAGATCTGCAGCGATGCATGCTTCAATCGTTACCGTATGGCTAACGGGCTCATCATGAACTGCTGCGAACAGTGTGGGAATTATCTGCCCAGTCGTGCCACAGCAAACCACTTTTTACTCATTGACGGTCAGCAGAAACGcttttgctgtcaaaattgcaTCAGGGACTATAAACAG ACTCATGGAAAGATGGTGCAGTGTAGTGGCTGTAAGGTGATGTGCAGATCATTTGATGCCACTCAATGCATTGGGCCAAATGGAGCCACGGAGTCCTATTGCTCTACGGCCTGTATGACCAAGAGCAAATTTGCAGCTTCCGCACAGA ATATTGAGCCCTCGTGTCACTTCTGTAAGAGAAATGCATTACCTCAGTATCATGCAACTCTGCCTGAAGGGAACGTTTTGAGCTTCTGCAGTTCACTGTGTGTCACCAAATTCCAG aACGCGACCATCCAAACATCAGCCAACGGACAGATCCCATCTTCAGCCTCAGAGAACATCCAGCTGAAATGCAACTACTGTCGTAGCTCCTTCAGTATAAAGCCGGAGATCCTGGAGTGGGAG GATAAAGTTTATCAGTTCTGCAGTAAGACCTGTTGTGAGGACTATAAGAAGCTCCACTGCATAGTGACGTTCTGCGAGTACTGTCAGGAAGAGAAAACCCTTCACGAGTCTGTGAAGTTCTCTGGAGTGAAGAGGCCTTTCTGTAGTGAAG GCTGTAAGTTTCTGTTCAAGCAAGATTTTATCAGGCATCTGGGCTTGAAGTGCGTCACCTGTAACCACTGCACACAGATGTGCAAGAAATCAATCACCAAACAGATAGATGGGGTCAGCAGGGACTTCTGCAGTGAGATGTGTGCTAATCATTTTCACGACTGGTACTATAAG GCGGCGCGCTGCGACTGCTGTAAGGTCCAGGGGAACCTGCTGGAGTCTGTGCAGTGGCGTACAGAGATGAAGCACTTCTGTGACCAGCAGTGTCTCCTGCGATTTTACTGCCAACAGAACGAGCCCAACATGGCCACACAGAAAGGTCCTGAAAACACAGTTTTcg AGTTTGGTGGATCAACCCAAGGATCAAAAATG GCATTTACTCAGGGGCCTGTGTCGTATGCTGGGGGTGGGATCCTGAAAGATGTGAAAAATAAAGCCGTGCTCTGTAAGCCACTCACTATGACCAAGGCCACGTACTGCAAACCCCACATGCAGAGCAAACCACTGCAGACAG AGGAGGCAGACCTGGAAAGCTCAGGAAAGGAGTATGTTCCTGTCCCGATCCCTGTTCCCGTTTACGTTCCATTACCCATGAACCTCTACGCTCAGGCCACGCCCACTCCTATTGCAATACCTGTACCG GTGCCTGTGCCAGTGTTTCTGCCCACCACACTACAGAACGCTGAGCAAATTGTGAAGACCATCAATGAGCTGAAAGCCAAAATGTCCTTTGATTTGCTGAAAACCATTGAAGCGATGGCTGATGGGATTGCAAAGGATGAGGATGAGAAACCAGACTGCTCAG ATATCAAAAGTGAAAAGAGCAAAGAAGTAAaggttgaaaatgtaaaatgcgAAAATGGCAGCGGCAGCtcggaggaagaagaggatgaGGAAGACAAATATGAGCCAGATTTAGACCTGGAGAAGGATCTTCCACTAG CATCAGAACCTGTCCTGGTTGAGCATCTGGACTCAGACATGCTCTTTTCATTGCCTCCCGTGTTGcctgaagagaaagagaagacGCCTCAGCCCAGAACCAGGAGGAGG GGCCAGAAGAGACGGGCAGTAGAGGATGAGTCTCCCTCGTCTTTATCCTCATCACCAGCAATAGAGTCTCCAGCGGCAGACTGCTCATTCCCCTTGAACTCCAGGTATGGCTTAAACGCGTGGAGGAGGTGGGCCATGACTGCAGGTTCACAGCCTAGCCAGTCCAAAGGAAAGGAGAGCCAGAAACAAG TTCGTTTAAAAGACAGTTCGTTTCTGTCCCTGAGCTCGACAGAGCTGAATCAGTCTTTGTCTCGCTTTGTCAAAGAGGTGCGTCGACCCAACGGGGAGAGCTATGCTCCTGACAGCATCCTGTACCTCTGCCTCAGCATCCAGAAG CATTTGCAGGACAAGGGGAGGACAGATGACCTGTTCAGCAACCCGGAGTACCATGTGTTCGGGGAAGAACTGAACAAGATCCTTAAAGACTGGCAACCCAGTGTTCTTCCTGATG GTTCCCGGTGGGGCCGTGTTGAAGAGCAGTGTCTATGGAGCAGTGGACAGCTGGGGGAGCAGTCGCCCTCTGTCCTGTTAAGATCTCTCTTCCATCTCAACACCAAATACTTCGGCCTCCGCACAGTTGAACAGCACTCACGCCTCTCCTTTGGAAATGTCTATGGGCCTAGCAGTTCTAATCCGCACAGCCATGACACCACCGTCTGCATACGCATCCCATCCATCTCACGGGAGCAGCATG AGCAATCGGCAAGTAAGAGAAGGCGTAAAGACGATGATGACTCAAACTTTGAGGCTGACAGTGGTTCAGGAGATTCAACTCAATGTCCTGTTAAGAAACACGAGTGCCAACTGTATGAGCTTTATTTATCGAAGTG cCCAGAGTCTGTGAGACAgaggacagattttttttacatgaagCCAGTGGTGTCTGCTTCCTTGGACAGTCCGCTGTGGTTCAGCTCGACTCCTCTAGAGAAGAGCACGCTGGCTCGGCTCCTGACCCGAGTGCTGCTGGTCAGAGAGATTTATAAAGACAACCAGCATGAGGAGGAGGGACTTTAG